In one Neobacillus sp. WH10 genomic region, the following are encoded:
- a CDS encoding ABC-F family ATP-binding cassette domain-containing protein, with protein sequence MKMLTVESVSKTYGEKQLFNEISFTISEKERVGLIGINGTGKSSLLKIIAGMDAPDEGKIITGKDYSIAFLDQQPELDSLKTVLEQVFHGEAPILKLMREYEKTLLQLSANPNAEKVQEELFQLQKQMDALNAWDASTNAKSILMKLGIEDFTKKIGELSGGQKKRVALAQVLIAEPDLLILDEPTNHLDFDSVKWLEDYLSRYSGSILLVTHDRYFLDRVANRMFELDGGNLYSYKGNYAAFLEAKAIREENEAATYEKRKNLFRTELEWMRRGAKARTTKQKARIQRFEELDDKLSVGKPSGEKLDISLNGSRLGKQVFELKNASKRYVEKVILNCFDLIVKPGDRIGIIGRNGAGKSTLLNILAKKIPLDEGEFILGQTVKIAYYTQESEDMDENKRMIEYIKETAEIVETSDGKTISAAQMLERFLFPSFTHGTPIRKLSGGEKRRLYLLKLLMTGPNVLLLDEPTNDLDTQTLTVLEDYLEEFPGVVITVSHDRYFLDKVTEQLLVLRGEGVIGSFYGNYSEYIEKEMSLEAQKTAAISFQPSKAPDKEKKKKMTYMEKKEWSEIDEVIAKTEALLEEVADEMAKVGSDFTKAQDLMNQEAALNEKLEQLIERWSYLAELAENE encoded by the coding sequence ATGAAAATGCTCACAGTGGAAAGTGTTTCGAAAACATATGGTGAGAAACAGCTTTTTAACGAAATTTCTTTTACCATTAGTGAAAAAGAGCGTGTTGGCTTAATTGGGATCAATGGAACTGGCAAATCGTCTTTATTGAAAATTATCGCTGGGATGGATGCACCTGACGAAGGAAAAATCATCACAGGTAAAGACTATTCAATCGCTTTTTTGGATCAGCAGCCTGAGCTGGATTCTCTGAAAACGGTTCTGGAACAAGTTTTTCATGGCGAAGCCCCAATTTTGAAGCTGATGCGTGAATACGAAAAAACTCTATTGCAGCTGAGTGCAAATCCTAATGCGGAGAAAGTCCAGGAGGAACTTTTTCAATTGCAGAAACAAATGGATGCCTTGAATGCTTGGGATGCGAGCACAAATGCTAAATCAATTTTGATGAAATTAGGCATAGAGGATTTTACCAAAAAAATTGGTGAATTATCAGGGGGACAAAAAAAGCGGGTTGCCTTAGCACAAGTATTAATTGCTGAGCCTGATTTACTGATCTTAGATGAGCCAACCAACCATCTTGATTTTGATTCAGTAAAGTGGCTGGAAGATTACTTAAGCAGGTACAGTGGCTCTATTTTGCTTGTCACACATGACCGCTATTTTTTAGATCGTGTAGCAAACCGCATGTTTGAATTAGACGGCGGCAATCTTTACAGCTACAAAGGAAATTATGCAGCCTTTTTAGAGGCAAAAGCGATTCGAGAGGAAAATGAGGCGGCTACGTATGAAAAAAGAAAAAATCTTTTCCGCACAGAGCTGGAATGGATGCGGCGGGGCGCCAAGGCAAGAACTACAAAACAAAAGGCTAGGATTCAACGCTTTGAAGAGCTTGATGATAAGCTTTCTGTCGGGAAGCCTTCCGGTGAAAAACTGGATATTTCATTAAACGGCAGCAGGCTTGGGAAACAGGTTTTTGAACTTAAGAACGCTTCTAAGCGATATGTTGAAAAAGTGATTTTAAATTGCTTTGATTTAATCGTTAAGCCTGGGGATCGAATTGGAATCATCGGCAGGAATGGTGCGGGCAAATCGACATTATTAAATATTTTAGCAAAGAAAATTCCGCTTGATGAAGGTGAATTCATCTTAGGCCAAACAGTAAAGATCGCTTATTACACCCAAGAAAGCGAAGACATGGATGAAAACAAGAGGATGATTGAATACATTAAGGAAACTGCTGAAATAGTAGAAACATCGGATGGGAAAACAATTTCTGCGGCGCAAATGCTTGAACGTTTTTTATTTCCGAGCTTTACGCACGGGACACCCATTCGTAAGCTGTCTGGCGGAGAGAAGCGTCGTCTCTACCTTTTAAAGCTTTTGATGACCGGTCCAAATGTCCTGTTACTTGACGAGCCGACAAATGATCTTGACACTCAAACATTAACGGTATTAGAGGATTATCTTGAAGAATTCCCTGGTGTTGTTATTACGGTTTCCCATGACAGATATTTCCTCGATAAAGTAACTGAGCAGCTATTAGTTTTACGAGGGGAAGGGGTAATTGGCTCTTTCTATGGGAATTACAGCGAGTATATTGAGAAAGAAATGTCCCTTGAAGCTCAAAAGACAGCTGCGATTTCGTTCCAGCCATCTAAGGCTCCAGATAAAGAAAAGAAGAAAAAGATGACTTATATGGAGAAAAAAGAGTGGAGCGAAATTGACGAAGTAATTGCCAAGACTGAGGCTCTTCTTGAAGAGGTTGCTGATGAAATGGCGAAAGTTGGCAGTGATTTTACAAAGGCACAGGATTTAATGAATCAAGAAGCAGCATTAAATGAAAAGCTTGAGCAATTAATCGAGCGTTGGTCGTATCTTGCAGAGCTTGCTGAAAATGAATAA
- a CDS encoding HD domain-containing protein: MLKNQIIEYTEKFVRNELGEDATGHDWFHVDRVRSNALHICKEEMSGDSFVIEMAALLHDIPDEKLNESAEKGKEKFDSFFKTIVLPDDTRNHITQIIETISYKGGKYTELATIEAKIVQDADRLDAIGAIGIARVFAYGGKKGQPIYDPSIKVRDEMTIDEYRKGKSTSIHHFYEKLLKLKDLLNTSTAIKMAESRQKMMVVFLEQFYKEWDGQDS; encoded by the coding sequence ATATTGAAAAATCAAATCATAGAATACACAGAAAAGTTTGTCCGTAACGAATTAGGTGAAGATGCAACAGGACATGATTGGTTCCATGTTGACCGTGTCCGGAGTAATGCCTTACATATCTGCAAAGAAGAAATGTCAGGCGACTCGTTTGTCATTGAAATGGCGGCGCTTCTCCATGACATACCAGATGAAAAATTAAATGAAAGTGCCGAAAAGGGTAAGGAAAAATTTGATTCCTTTTTCAAAACAATCGTTCTTCCTGATGATACGAGAAACCATATAACTCAAATCATTGAAACGATTTCATATAAAGGTGGAAAATATACGGAGCTCGCAACGATTGAGGCAAAAATTGTGCAAGATGCAGACAGACTAGATGCTATTGGCGCGATTGGAATAGCTAGAGTATTCGCATATGGCGGCAAAAAAGGGCAGCCTATTTACGACCCTTCAATCAAAGTCAGGGATGAAATGACCATAGACGAATACCGTAAAGGAAAATCAACAAGTATCCATCATTTCTATGAAAAGCTGTTGAAATTAAAAGATTTATTAAATACAAGTACAGCAATTAAAATGGCGGAGAGCCGCCAGAAGATGATGGTCGTATTTTTAGAACAATTTTACAAAGAATGGGATGGACAAGACTCATGA
- a CDS encoding formate--tetrahydrofolate ligase — protein MAMKTSIKSDIEIAQGSTMKPITEIAEKIGLKEDDLELFGKYKAKISNEALVKLKTKESGKIILVTSINPTPAGEGKSTVTVGLGDAFNCIGKKAMIAMREPSLGPTMGIKGGATGGGYSQVLPMEDINLHFTGDLHAITTANNALAALIDNHLQQGNELNIDQRRIVWKRAVDLNDRALRKVIIGLGGPLQGVPREDGFDITVASEIMAVLCLATNLKDLKLRLSRMVIAYNVNKEPVTVGDLGVEGALTLLLKEAVKPNLVQTIEHTPALIHGGPFANIAHGCNSVIATTAATKLADYVITEGGFGADLGAEKFLHIKSRSAGIKPEAVVVVATIRALKMHGGVAKTELAKENIPSLTLGFANLQKHIETIKGFGLPVVVAINKFITDTDLEVQTLIELCDRENVPVALTEVWEKGGLGGIELAEKLLTVIEKEENNFHPLYDLSDSIEQKIQIIVQKVYGGKDVEFSPKAKKQLIDFEKFGWSNLAVCMAKSQYSLSDDPTKLGRPTDFTVTIREFKPSIGAGFIVALTGEVMTMPGLPKKPAALNMDVDENGNALGLF, from the coding sequence GTGGCTATGAAAACATCAATCAAGTCAGACATTGAAATTGCACAAGGATCAACAATGAAACCCATTACGGAAATTGCTGAAAAAATTGGTTTAAAAGAGGATGATCTTGAGCTTTTTGGAAAATATAAAGCGAAAATCTCCAATGAAGCACTAGTCAAATTAAAGACAAAAGAAAGTGGAAAAATTATTCTCGTTACCTCGATTAATCCTACACCTGCAGGTGAAGGAAAATCAACCGTTACCGTTGGGCTTGGGGATGCCTTTAATTGTATTGGTAAAAAAGCAATGATTGCGATGCGTGAGCCTTCACTAGGCCCGACTATGGGGATAAAAGGTGGGGCGACTGGCGGCGGCTATTCGCAAGTGCTTCCAATGGAAGACATTAACTTGCATTTCACTGGAGATCTCCATGCGATTACTACTGCAAACAATGCCCTCGCAGCATTAATCGATAATCATCTTCAGCAAGGAAATGAACTGAATATTGACCAGCGCCGTATAGTTTGGAAACGGGCTGTAGATTTAAATGATCGTGCGTTAAGAAAGGTGATTATTGGTCTTGGCGGTCCGCTTCAAGGTGTACCAAGGGAAGATGGTTTCGATATTACGGTAGCATCAGAAATAATGGCAGTTTTATGTTTGGCAACCAATTTAAAGGATTTAAAATTACGATTATCGCGAATGGTTATTGCTTATAATGTAAATAAGGAACCAGTAACAGTAGGGGATTTAGGGGTTGAAGGCGCATTAACATTATTGTTAAAAGAGGCTGTTAAACCAAACCTTGTCCAAACGATTGAACATACCCCGGCTCTTATTCACGGTGGACCGTTTGCTAATATTGCACATGGATGCAACAGTGTTATTGCCACAACCGCAGCAACAAAATTAGCAGACTATGTCATCACCGAAGGCGGGTTTGGAGCTGACCTAGGTGCAGAGAAGTTTTTACATATTAAATCAAGAAGTGCTGGTATCAAACCGGAAGCGGTTGTTGTGGTTGCCACTATTCGTGCATTGAAAATGCATGGCGGTGTTGCAAAAACAGAATTGGCCAAAGAGAATATTCCATCACTTACACTTGGATTTGCTAATCTCCAAAAGCATATTGAAACAATCAAAGGCTTTGGTTTACCGGTTGTTGTTGCTATCAATAAATTTATTACCGACACGGATCTTGAGGTTCAAACATTAATAGAGTTGTGTGATAGAGAGAATGTTCCTGTTGCTTTAACGGAAGTTTGGGAAAAGGGCGGCCTTGGCGGGATTGAGCTTGCTGAAAAGCTATTAACAGTCATTGAAAAAGAGGAAAATAATTTCCATCCGTTATACGACCTATCAGATTCGATTGAGCAAAAGATTCAAATCATTGTCCAAAAAGTTTATGGTGGTAAGGATGTTGAGTTTTCACCAAAAGCAAAAAAACAGTTAATTGATTTTGAAAAGTTCGGCTGGTCTAATTTGGCTGTCTGTATGGCGAAATCACAATATTCCTTGTCCGATGATCCGACCAAGCTTGGCAGACCAACGGATTTCACCGTAACCATTAGGGAATTTAAACCATCTATCGGTGCTGGTTTTATTGTGGCGTTAACAGGAGAAGTAATGACCATGCCTGGCCTGCCTAAAAAACCTGCAGCTTTAAATATGGATGTGGATGAAAATGGCAATGCGCTAGGGCTTTTCTAG
- a CDS encoding conserved virulence factor C family protein produces MKIKAIEPTPSPNTMKINLDQELPMGKSHNYKKETAIGAPPIIQTILQIEGIKGVYHVADFLAVERNAKYDWKELLPQVRQAFGEKADSATRADMVDEHFGEIKVEIQMFKEIPLQVKLTDSSTERRFGMPDYFLKARERAQRPEDNYILLRKWQNQGVRYGDFDQIGQEVVEELIAAYPKDRLEELVTKAQTNDSTFAQKPKRTRKKVTIDDLHNSDWQVRYQLLEQMDDPELEDLPVLEKGLSDEKPSIRRLATVYLGMITEMEVLPLLYRALKDKTVTVRRTAGDCLSDLGYPEAADEMAKALQDSSKLVRWRAAMFLYEVGDEKALPALKAAENDPEFEVSMQIKMAIERIEGGEEAKGSVWKQMTESRKSDK; encoded by the coding sequence TTGAAAATTAAGGCTATAGAACCAACGCCAAGTCCTAATACAATGAAAATCAATTTAGATCAAGAGCTTCCAATGGGGAAAAGCCATAATTATAAAAAAGAAACAGCCATTGGTGCACCACCGATAATTCAGACAATCTTACAAATTGAAGGGATTAAAGGTGTGTATCACGTAGCGGATTTTCTCGCGGTGGAACGGAACGCGAAATATGATTGGAAGGAATTATTACCTCAAGTTCGCCAAGCATTTGGAGAAAAAGCTGACAGTGCCACTCGAGCTGATATGGTGGATGAACATTTTGGTGAAATAAAGGTTGAAATCCAAATGTTTAAGGAGATTCCACTCCAAGTGAAGCTGACAGACAGTTCGACTGAGAGAAGGTTTGGCATGCCGGATTACTTTTTAAAGGCAAGAGAGCGGGCGCAGCGTCCTGAGGACAATTATATTCTTTTGCGGAAATGGCAGAATCAAGGTGTCCGTTATGGTGATTTTGATCAAATTGGCCAGGAAGTAGTCGAGGAATTAATCGCCGCTTATCCAAAAGATCGCCTTGAAGAACTAGTCACAAAAGCACAAACCAATGATTCTACTTTCGCCCAAAAACCGAAACGCACTCGTAAGAAAGTTACAATTGATGACCTGCATAATTCAGATTGGCAGGTGCGCTACCAGCTTCTCGAGCAAATGGATGATCCGGAACTAGAGGATTTACCTGTCCTTGAAAAAGGTTTATCAGATGAAAAGCCTTCCATTCGCAGATTGGCGACTGTTTATCTTGGAATGATAACAGAGATGGAAGTACTACCGCTTTTATATCGGGCACTAAAAGATAAAACTGTGACCGTCAGGAGAACCGCAGGCGATTGCTTATCCGATTTAGGCTATCCAGAAGCAGCTGATGAAATGGCAAAAGCATTACAGGATTCAAGTAAATTAGTGCGCTGGCGGGCTGCGATGTTTTTATACGAAGTGGGAGATGAAAAGGCACTTCCAGCTTTAAAAGCAGCTGAAAACGATCCTGAATTTGAAGTATCTATGCAAATCAAAATGGCGATTGAAAGAATTGAAGGCGGCGAGGAAGCTAAGGGTTCTGTTTGGAAGCAAATGACCGAATCTAGAAAGTCAGACAAGTAA
- a CDS encoding DegV family protein has translation MVKTAWVTDSTAYLDIELQNHPDLYTIPLTVLLDGVEYSDGIDLTPQQLFERLKQLKNPPMTSQPSVGAFQFLYEQLAKDYDQIVTVLISGKLSGTVSSSEQAAKLVDIPVTTFDSQILTYPMSALLKKGMELLAANHSLESVIKELEQIRDSNETYVLVGSLEQLHRGGRMSGLQFFLGSMLNVKPIISIVNGALEVKEKVRGEKKAKEKILDYFQLAYEKYQFKEVYILYGLHHEQAENWQIQLNELFPQVKIVSCPLGAVIGVHAGENTLGVSWFNGLK, from the coding sequence ATGGTAAAGACGGCATGGGTAACCGATAGTACAGCCTACCTTGATATTGAACTGCAAAATCATCCAGATTTATATACGATTCCATTAACAGTTTTACTAGATGGTGTGGAATATTCTGACGGGATTGACTTAACCCCTCAACAATTGTTTGAGAGACTAAAACAGTTAAAGAACCCTCCAATGACTTCACAGCCATCTGTTGGTGCGTTTCAATTTTTATATGAGCAGCTTGCGAAAGATTACGACCAAATAGTAACTGTTCTCATTTCGGGAAAACTAAGTGGTACGGTATCCTCAAGTGAACAGGCGGCAAAGCTTGTCGATATTCCAGTAACAACCTTTGATTCACAAATCCTTACCTATCCAATGTCTGCATTACTAAAAAAGGGTATGGAATTATTAGCAGCAAATCACAGCCTTGAATCGGTAATAAAAGAGCTTGAACAAATAAGGGATTCGAATGAGACATATGTTTTGGTTGGAAGCTTAGAGCAGCTTCATCGTGGTGGCAGAATGTCAGGCTTACAATTTTTTCTCGGCAGTATGTTAAATGTGAAACCAATTATTTCTATTGTAAATGGAGCCCTAGAAGTGAAGGAAAAGGTAAGAGGAGAGAAAAAGGCTAAAGAAAAAATTCTTGATTACTTCCAATTAGCCTATGAAAAATACCAATTTAAAGAAGTATATATTCTCTATGGGTTACATCATGAACAAGCAGAAAATTGGCAAATTCAGCTAAATGAACTATTCCCGCAAGTGAAAATTGTAAGCTGTCCACTAGGAGCAGTAATCGGTGTTCATGCAGGAGAAAACACACTTGGAGTTAGCTGGTTTAATGGACTGAAATAA